The Xenorhabdus doucetiae genome has a window encoding:
- the putA gene encoding trifunctional transcriptional regulator/proline dehydrogenase/L-glutamate gamma-semialdehyde dehydrogenase, translating to MGSTTMGVKLDEITRNRIKAAAQLIDRTPHWLIKQAIFNYLERLENEEKLPEISAGQDNKEEMISEAESQIEAPYQPFLDFAEHILPQSVKRSAITAAYRLPETQAVPMLLQQAQLGEEQAKATHKLAYSIAEKLRQQKQGIGRSGLVQGLLQEFSLSSQEGVALMCLAEALLRIPDKATRDALIRDKISNGNWHSHLGQSPSMFVNAATWGLLFTGKLVSTHNEAKLSKSLNRIINKSGEPLVRKGVDMAMRLMGEQFVTGETIAQALANARKLEEKGFRYSYDMLGEAALTEEDARAYMVSYQQAIHAIGKASNGRGIYEGPGISIKLSALHPRYSRAQYERVIDELYPRLLSLTLQARQYDIGINIDAEEADRLEISLDLLEKLCFEPQLEGWNGIGFVIQAYQKRCPFVIDSLIDLAQRSRHRLMIRLVKGAYWDSEIKRAQIEGLEDYPVYTRKVYTDVSYLACARKLLAVPNVIYPQFATHNAHTLSAIYHLAGQNYYPGQYEFQCLHGMGEPLYEQVVGKIAEGKLNRPCRIYAPVGTHETLLAYLVRRLLENGANTSFVNRIADTSLPIDELVADPVKIVQELAQTEGQIGLPHPKIPLPRDLYGKNRVNSSGLDLSNEHRLASLSSALLSSSTETWSCEPVLGGYYQHSGELPAAKPVNNPARYADIVGYVREATEQEVSYALDVAADADAIWFATPPSERAAILVRAAELMENHLQSLLGILVREAGKTFNNAIAEVREAVDFLHYYASQVRQDFANDTHRPLGPVVCISPWNFPLAIFTGQIAAALAAGNSVLAKPAEQTPLIAAAAVKILHQAGIPRDVLQLLPGQGETVGALLVGDERVRGVMFTGSTEIANLLQRNIAGRLDAQGRPTPLIAETGGLNAMIVDSSALTEQVVTDIIASAFDSAGQRCSALRILCIQEDVADKTLTMLKGAMAECRMGNTERLSTDIGPVIDAEAKAGIEHHIQTMYTQGKTVYQAVYENDTDSQEWSQGTFVKPTLIELDSFAELQKEIFGPVLHVVRFKRHELDKLLDQINAAGYGLTLGVHTRIDETIAQVTSKAQVGNIYVNRNMVGAVVGVQPFGGEGLSGTGPKAGGPLYLYRLLSQRPLNAANQTLARQDAEYELDARSRVALHSPLYTLADWAVAQNHEALGQVIQEYSLLAQGGTTRLLPGPTGERNTYTLLPRGRVLCLADNQQDALVQLAAVLSVGGQVIWQKDELHQKLQHQLPDEVRQRIDWTGDWQNEETVMAAVIYHGDGDQLRQVCEVIAQRKGPIISVQGFARGETNLLLERLLHERSISVNTAAAGGNANLMTIG from the coding sequence ATGGGTAGTACCACTATGGGTGTGAAACTCGATGAAATAACGCGTAATCGAATTAAAGCCGCAGCACAACTCATTGATCGCACACCACACTGGCTAATTAAACAAGCCATTTTTAATTATCTTGAACGTCTGGAAAATGAAGAAAAACTCCCAGAAATATCAGCGGGTCAGGATAACAAAGAAGAAATGATTTCCGAAGCAGAATCACAGATTGAGGCGCCTTATCAACCATTTCTGGATTTTGCCGAGCATATTTTACCCCAATCGGTGAAACGTTCTGCAATTACTGCCGCCTATCGCCTCCCCGAAACTCAAGCCGTTCCTATGCTGCTGCAACAAGCACAACTCGGTGAAGAACAAGCCAAGGCAACGCATAAGCTCGCTTATTCCATTGCAGAAAAGCTACGCCAACAAAAACAGGGCATTGGCCGTTCAGGTTTGGTTCAGGGATTATTGCAAGAATTTTCCCTTTCCTCGCAGGAAGGTGTGGCTTTGATGTGCCTTGCTGAAGCCCTGCTGCGTATTCCCGACAAAGCAACCCGTGATGCCCTGATCCGCGATAAAATCAGTAATGGCAACTGGCATTCCCACTTGGGTCAAAGCCCCTCCATGTTTGTCAATGCGGCAACCTGGGGATTGCTGTTCACGGGCAAGCTGGTATCTACCCATAACGAAGCCAAGTTATCTAAATCACTTAACCGCATCATCAACAAAAGCGGTGAGCCATTGGTGCGCAAGGGTGTAGATATGGCCATGCGCCTGATGGGGGAGCAATTCGTGACGGGAGAAACCATCGCCCAAGCCCTTGCCAACGCCCGGAAGCTGGAGGAGAAAGGCTTTCGCTACTCTTATGACATGCTCGGTGAAGCCGCATTAACCGAAGAAGATGCGCGAGCCTATATGGTTTCCTATCAGCAGGCGATCCATGCCATCGGTAAGGCATCAAATGGCCGGGGTATTTATGAAGGGCCGGGCATTTCCATCAAACTCTCCGCCCTGCATCCCCGTTATAGTCGTGCCCAATATGAGCGTGTGATTGATGAACTCTATCCTCGCCTGCTTTCCCTGACTTTACAGGCGCGTCAATACGATATTGGCATCAATATTGACGCAGAAGAAGCCGATCGTCTGGAAATCTCCCTCGATTTACTGGAAAAACTGTGTTTCGAACCACAACTGGAAGGCTGGAATGGGATTGGTTTTGTCATTCAGGCTTACCAGAAACGCTGCCCCTTCGTTATTGACAGCCTGATTGATTTGGCACAGCGCAGCCGTCATCGGTTAATGATCCGTCTGGTGAAAGGCGCTTACTGGGACAGTGAAATTAAACGTGCCCAGATCGAGGGGCTGGAAGACTATCCGGTCTATACCCGCAAGGTCTATACCGATGTTTCTTACCTTGCCTGTGCCCGTAAACTGCTTGCGGTCCCAAATGTGATCTACCCGCAATTTGCCACCCATAACGCCCACACTTTATCCGCGATTTATCATCTGGCCGGGCAGAACTACTATCCGGGGCAATATGAGTTCCAATGCCTGCACGGCATGGGGGAGCCACTTTATGAACAAGTCGTTGGCAAGATTGCTGAAGGTAAACTCAATCGCCCATGCCGTATTTACGCCCCGGTGGGAACCCATGAAACACTATTGGCCTATCTGGTACGCCGTTTGCTGGAAAACGGAGCGAATACGTCGTTTGTCAATCGCATTGCCGATACGTCTCTGCCGATAGATGAACTGGTCGCTGATCCGGTTAAAATCGTGCAGGAACTGGCGCAAACCGAAGGGCAAATCGGCCTGCCACATCCCAAAATTCCCCTGCCACGTGATTTATACGGCAAAAACCGGGTTAATTCATCGGGATTAGATCTCTCCAATGAGCATCGTTTGGCTTCCCTTTCCAGTGCCCTGCTCAGTTCTTCCACGGAAACATGGAGCTGCGAACCCGTGTTGGGGGGCTATTACCAACATAGCGGGGAACTGCCGGCGGCTAAACCAGTGAACAATCCCGCCAGATATGCCGATATCGTGGGTTATGTGCGAGAAGCCACGGAACAGGAAGTCAGCTACGCGCTGGATGTCGCTGCCGATGCCGACGCCATTTGGTTTGCCACTCCCCCCTCAGAACGTGCAGCGATTTTAGTGCGAGCAGCGGAATTGATGGAAAATCATCTGCAATCCCTGCTCGGCATTCTGGTGCGTGAAGCGGGCAAAACCTTCAACAATGCGATTGCCGAAGTGCGTGAGGCCGTGGATTTTCTCCACTATTACGCCAGTCAGGTTCGCCAGGATTTTGCTAATGATACCCATCGCCCCTTGGGGCCGGTCGTCTGTATCAGCCCGTGGAACTTCCCGCTGGCGATTTTCACCGGCCAGATCGCCGCGGCACTGGCCGCAGGCAATAGTGTTCTGGCAAAACCCGCAGAACAAACGCCACTGATTGCCGCTGCTGCGGTAAAAATATTGCATCAAGCGGGTATTCCTCGTGATGTACTGCAATTACTGCCGGGACAAGGGGAAACCGTCGGCGCATTATTGGTCGGTGATGAACGGGTACGCGGCGTGATGTTTACGGGTTCGACCGAAATAGCCAACCTGTTGCAGCGCAATATTGCCGGCCGCCTTGACGCGCAAGGGCGCCCAACGCCGCTGATCGCAGAAACCGGTGGGCTGAATGCCATGATTGTCGATTCCTCCGCGCTGACCGAGCAGGTTGTCACCGATATCATCGCTTCCGCGTTTGACAGTGCCGGTCAGCGCTGTTCTGCCTTGCGCATCCTGTGTATTCAGGAAGACGTGGCTGATAAAACGCTCACTATGCTGAAAGGCGCGATGGCGGAATGCCGGATGGGGAATACAGAGCGTTTATCCACGGATATTGGCCCGGTCATTGATGCCGAAGCGAAAGCGGGTATCGAACATCATATCCAAACGATGTATACCCAAGGCAAAACCGTTTATCAGGCGGTATATGAGAATGACACCGACAGTCAGGAGTGGTCACAAGGCACGTTCGTCAAACCCACGCTGATCGAATTAGACAGTTTTGCTGAATTGCAAAAAGAAATTTTCGGGCCGGTTCTGCATGTCGTCCGTTTCAAACGCCATGAGTTAGATAAGCTGCTGGATCAAATCAATGCGGCCGGTTATGGCCTGACGTTGGGCGTCCACACGCGGATTGATGAAACTATCGCGCAAGTCACCAGCAAGGCGCAAGTCGGCAATATCTATGTCAACCGCAATATGGTCGGCGCGGTCGTCGGAGTGCAACCCTTTGGTGGCGAAGGTTTGTCAGGCACCGGGCCGAAAGCCGGCGGGCCACTCTATCTGTATCGTCTGCTGTCACAACGCCCTCTCAATGCTGCCAACCAGACTTTGGCACGGCAAGATGCGGAATATGAGTTGGATGCCAGAAGCCGTGTTGCCCTGCATTCCCCGCTCTACACGCTGGCAGATTGGGCAGTGGCGCAAAATCATGAAGCATTGGGTCAGGTGATTCAGGAATACAGCTTACTGGCACAAGGCGGAACCACCCGCTTACTGCCGGGGCCGACCGGAGAGCGCAATACCTATACGCTGCTGCCGCGCGGCCGTGTGCTTTGTCTGGCCGATAACCAGCAAGATGCCTTGGTGCAATTGGCTGCGGTGCTTTCTGTCGGTGGTCAGGTCATCTGGCAGAAAGATGAACTGCATCAAAAACTGCAACATCAGTTGCCGGATGAAGTGCGTCAGCGTATTGATTGGACTGGCGACTGGCAAAATGAAGAGACGGTCATGGCCGCAGTGATTTATCACGGTGATGGCGACCAGTTGCGTCAGGTCTGTGAGGTGATTGCACAACGCAAGGGGCCAATTATCTCCGTCCAGGGATTTGCCCGTGGTGAAACCAACTTACTGCTGGAACGCTTACTGCATGAACGTTCAATCAGTGTGAATACAGCCGCAGCCGGCGGCAATGCCAACCTGATGACGATTGGTTAA
- the fliT gene encoding flagella biosynthesis regulatory protein FliT, giving the protein MKNDMDLLSAYQRILSLSEQMINLARNEKWDDLIDMEITYLKAVEVVTSLSENADTPISLQQQLTKILQTVLDNEKETKRLLQRRLNELSDLIKQESCKQRLHDTYGQFPVSNYEMELTTTESK; this is encoded by the coding sequence ATGAAAAATGATATGGATCTTTTGTCAGCTTATCAGCGGATCCTTAGTTTAAGTGAGCAAATGATTAATTTAGCCAGAAATGAAAAATGGGATGATCTTATTGATATGGAGATCACTTATCTGAAGGCAGTCGAAGTGGTGACTTCACTATCAGAAAATGCAGACACCCCTATTTCATTACAGCAGCAATTGACCAAAATTTTGCAAACTGTCTTGGATAATGAAAAAGAAACTAAGAGATTGTTGCAAAGAAGGTTAAATGAACTCAGCGACCTGATTAAACAGGAAAGCTGTAAACAACGCTTACATGATACCTATGGACAGTTCCCTGTCAGTAATTATGAAATGGAGTTGACGACAACGGAATCAAAATAG
- a CDS encoding flagellin FliC: MASVINTNYSALQAQNNLNRSQGVLTNAIARLSSGLRINSAKDDAAGQAIANRFTANVKGLSQASRNANDGISIAQTTEGSLNEINNNLQRIRELSVQAQNESNSASDKKSIQDEVKLRLEEINRISEQTQFNGVKVLSQDRKMTIQVGAHDGETIEIDLKEINSKKLGLAKFSVTPSAPHADNKLEKPATGAATKFDFTEAKIAGLNLKDMEVHHAVDKDGNEDKTKYVLQGVNAKGETEYHSVAVNGADGKLSTPTKLDATEPTAKPLETLDAALSKVDTLRSSLGAVQNRLESTVNNLNNTVNNLSAARSRIEDADYATEVSNMSRGQILQQAGTAVLAQANQIPQTAMSLLR, encoded by the coding sequence ATGGCATCAGTCATCAATACTAACTATTCCGCTCTACAGGCCCAGAACAACCTGAACCGTTCTCAAGGTGTTCTGACTAATGCTATTGCGCGCTTGTCCTCTGGTTTACGTATTAACAGCGCGAAGGATGACGCGGCGGGTCAAGCGATTGCCAACCGTTTTACGGCTAACGTTAAAGGTCTGTCTCAGGCATCCCGTAACGCCAATGACGGTATCTCCATTGCCCAGACCACCGAAGGTTCGCTGAACGAAATCAACAATAACCTGCAACGTATTCGTGAGCTGTCTGTTCAGGCACAAAACGAAAGCAACTCTGCAAGCGACAAAAAATCTATTCAGGATGAAGTTAAACTGCGTCTGGAAGAAATTAACCGTATTTCTGAACAAACTCAGTTCAATGGTGTGAAGGTACTGAGTCAAGATAGAAAAATGACTATTCAGGTTGGTGCTCATGATGGCGAAACTATCGAAATTGACCTGAAAGAAATTAACAGCAAAAAGCTTGGCTTAGCGAAGTTTAGTGTGACTCCTAGTGCCCCTCATGCTGATAATAAATTAGAGAAACCAGCAACAGGCGCCGCTACGAAATTTGATTTCACTGAGGCAAAGATTGCTGGTTTGAATCTAAAAGACATGGAAGTACATCATGCAGTTGATAAGGATGGTAACGAAGATAAAACAAAATATGTATTACAAGGTGTTAATGCTAAAGGTGAGACCGAATACCACTCTGTAGCTGTTAATGGTGCGGATGGTAAATTAAGTACTCCTACAAAATTGGATGCTACAGAGCCTACTGCTAAGCCACTGGAAACTTTGGATGCAGCTCTGTCTAAAGTTGATACACTGCGCAGCTCCCTGGGTGCAGTCCAAAACCGTCTGGAATCCACCGTTAACAACCTGAACAACACCGTTAACAATCTGAGCGCGGCACGCAGCCGTATCGAAGATGCTGACTACGCAACCGAAGTCTCTAACATGAGCCGTGGCCAGATCCTGCAACAAGCGGGTACTGCGGTACTGGCGCAAGCTAACCAGATCCCACAAACTGCGATGTCCCTGCTGCGTTAA
- a CDS encoding RNA polymerase sigma factor FliA: MSDLYTAEGVMDKNSLWKRYVPLVRHEALRLQVRLPASVELDDLLQAGGIGLLNAVERFDSMQGTAFTTYAVQRIRGAMLDELRSRDWAPRSVRRNAREVTQTIRKLEQELGRPASEQEVAKELKINLIEYRQILLDTNNSQLFSYDEWHEIHGESCEPVIEEEHEANPLQQLLEGDLRQRVIDVIESLPEREKMVLTLYYQEELNLKEIGAVLDVGESRVSQLHSQAIKRLRARLNPEK, from the coding sequence GTGAGCGATTTGTATACCGCCGAAGGCGTGATGGACAAAAATAGCCTCTGGAAGCGCTATGTACCACTGGTTCGCCATGAAGCATTGAGGCTACAGGTGAGATTACCTGCCAGTGTAGAACTCGATGACTTGCTTCAGGCCGGTGGCATCGGCCTGCTGAATGCGGTGGAGCGGTTTGATTCCATGCAGGGAACCGCGTTTACCACCTATGCGGTACAGCGCATCAGGGGGGCAATGTTGGATGAGTTGAGGAGCCGTGATTGGGCTCCGCGCAGTGTGCGGCGTAACGCACGTGAAGTCACGCAGACCATCCGTAAACTTGAGCAAGAGTTAGGCCGTCCAGCCAGTGAGCAGGAAGTTGCTAAAGAATTAAAGATTAATCTGATAGAATATCGGCAAATACTGTTAGATACCAATAACAGTCAACTATTTTCTTATGACGAATGGCACGAAATTCACGGTGAAAGCTGTGAACCAGTGATTGAGGAAGAGCATGAGGCCAATCCTTTGCAACAACTGCTGGAAGGTGATCTTCGTCAGAGGGTAATCGATGTGATTGAATCATTGCCTGAACGGGAAAAGATGGTTCTTACGCTGTACTATCAGGAAGAACTGAATCTTAAAGAGATCGGCGCAGTACTTGACGTGGGCGAATCCCGCGTCAGTCAGCTTCACAGTCAGGCAATAAAAAGGCTGAGGGCGCGTCTGAATCCAGAGAAGTAA
- the fliD gene encoding flagellar filament capping protein FliD, giving the protein MASISTVGSGMDMGSILNQLQAAESKRLEPLTQQQKSYKAKLTGFGSLKGSLEKFKSASEELKKFDKLNTTKTSEDHKTFTPSTDSKASPGNYVIEVKQLARSQSLRSEAFPDAKKPLGEAGKGTRTLIITQPGVPDKPGEKNEPMLISLKDNETSLIEIREAINKKEGNVSANIMKGNDNENYLILTSKKAGTQSMMTIKVQGDDTLNSLLNYQSDDKGGASGAMTEMMAPANAKLTVNGIEIERQTNEIKDAPEGVTLNLKKVSEQVKEQVPGKDGKPEEQYVVKSETLIVSRDIEPMKEAIKKWVDAYNELQTTFGSLTKFTAVGKGEAASKDNGALLGDSTLKSIQNQLRHQLITAQEVDDIATLNKLGIKQKLDGTLEISNEKLEKNLKEKPANVKAFFMGDGEKTGFATQTFNILKKTLDSHEGTIATAKEGINKSLKKLESQVEQTNKSINATMERYKKQFTELEKLAASMNQASSSLFQLLR; this is encoded by the coding sequence ATGGCCAGCATTTCCACAGTGGGATCCGGGATGGATATGGGATCTATACTGAATCAACTTCAGGCAGCAGAAAGTAAACGTTTAGAACCATTAACACAGCAGCAAAAAAGTTATAAAGCCAAGCTGACCGGTTTTGGTTCATTAAAAGGCAGTCTGGAAAAATTCAAGAGTGCCTCCGAAGAACTGAAAAAATTCGATAAACTCAATACCACTAAAACCAGCGAAGATCATAAAACATTTACCCCAAGCACGGATTCCAAAGCCAGTCCGGGTAATTATGTTATTGAAGTCAAACAGCTTGCAAGATCGCAGTCCCTGCGTTCCGAGGCATTTCCTGATGCAAAAAAACCGCTGGGAGAAGCGGGTAAAGGCACCCGTACCCTGATTATCACGCAGCCCGGTGTCCCCGATAAACCTGGTGAAAAAAATGAGCCAATGCTCATTTCCCTGAAAGATAATGAAACGTCCCTGATTGAAATTCGTGAAGCCATTAATAAAAAAGAAGGTAATGTCAGTGCCAACATCATGAAAGGGAACGATAATGAAAACTATCTGATCCTGACTTCCAAAAAAGCCGGCACACAATCCATGATGACGATTAAGGTTCAGGGTGATGACACGCTAAATAGCCTGCTGAACTATCAGTCTGATGATAAAGGGGGCGCTTCCGGTGCCATGACAGAGATGATGGCTCCGGCCAATGCAAAATTAACCGTCAATGGCATTGAGATTGAGCGCCAGACCAATGAGATCAAAGATGCCCCGGAAGGCGTCACGCTGAATCTGAAAAAGGTTTCGGAACAAGTTAAAGAACAAGTTCCGGGGAAAGATGGCAAACCCGAAGAACAATACGTGGTGAAATCAGAAACACTGATCGTTTCCCGCGATATCGAACCCATGAAAGAGGCGATTAAAAAGTGGGTGGATGCCTATAATGAATTACAAACCACTTTTGGCTCGCTGACTAAATTCACTGCCGTCGGAAAAGGGGAAGCGGCTTCAAAAGACAATGGCGCCCTGCTCGGTGACAGTACATTAAAAAGTATTCAAAATCAGCTAAGACATCAGCTTATTACCGCACAAGAAGTTGATGATATTGCCACATTGAATAAATTGGGCATTAAACAGAAATTGGATGGGACGCTGGAAATCAGCAATGAAAAACTGGAAAAAAACCTCAAAGAGAAACCCGCCAACGTTAAGGCTTTCTTTATGGGAGATGGTGAAAAAACCGGTTTTGCCACCCAGACCTTTAATATTTTGAAGAAAACGTTGGATAGTCACGAAGGGACGATTGCCACCGCCAAAGAAGGGATCAATAAGAGCCTGAAAAAATTAGAAAGCCAGGTGGAACAAACCAATAAAAGCATTAATGCCACCATGGAGCGCTATAAAAAACAATTTACCGAACTGGAGAAACTTGCGGCTTCAATGAATCAGGCAAGTTCATCCCTATTCCAACTTTTAAGATAA
- the fliZ gene encoding flagella biosynthesis regulatory protein FliZ has product MSVTTQKKRPLSRYIKDYKHSQTHCLHCHKALDRISLVFNGQVINKEAISEMTELVDDKTWNELQGKFVALCRFCSEIYCNSQTDYFDIMSFKQYLFEQTEMSHSTVREYVVRLRRLDEILTSSNYPASDFTPEKVQEKLSEELSQSAFSNYNIALRKYEQYLSWQQNDH; this is encoded by the coding sequence ATGTCTGTTACAACACAAAAGAAACGGCCGCTTAGCCGTTATATCAAAGACTATAAACATAGCCAGACTCATTGTCTGCACTGCCATAAAGCACTTGACCGTATTTCGCTTGTTTTTAACGGTCAGGTCATCAATAAGGAAGCGATTTCTGAGATGACTGAATTGGTGGATGACAAAACCTGGAATGAGTTGCAGGGTAAATTTGTGGCGCTGTGCCGCTTTTGTAGTGAAATTTATTGCAACAGCCAGACTGATTATTTTGACATTATGTCATTTAAACAGTATCTGTTTGAACAAACAGAGATGAGTCATAGTACTGTGCGTGAGTATGTCGTTCGTTTAAGACGTTTGGATGAAATACTGACTTCAAGCAATTATCCGGCCAGTGACTTCACGCCAGAAAAGGTTCAGGAAAAACTCAGCGAAGAATTATCTCAATCTGCTTTCAGCAATTACAATATTGCCTTGCGTAAATATGAGCAATATCTGAGCTGGCAACAGAACGATCATTGA
- the putP gene encoding sodium/proline symporter PutP, with translation MTVNSPMLITFIIYIAAMLLIGFAAYRSTKNFDDYILGGRRLGSVVTALSAGASDMSGWLLMGLPGAIFFSGISESWIALGLLLGAYLNWRWVAGRLRVHTEVNNNALTLPDYFTSRFEDNSKILRIISALVILIFFTIYCASGVVAGGLLFENTFGISYEKAIWLGALATIAYTFLGGFLAVSWTDTVQATLMIFALILVPVLVLFKVGGVGAAINIIEAKNHAYLDMFKNLNIIAIISLLGWGFGYFGQPHILARFMAADSHQTIHKARRISMTWMLLCLAGTVAVGFFGIAYFEMYPEQAGPVLQNRERIFMELGVLLFNPWITGILLSAVLAAVMSTLSCQLLVCSSALTEDFYKAFIRTKASQKELVWVGRFMVLMVAIIAIVIAINPNNKVLSLVSNAWAGFGAAFGPVVLISVLWKRMTRNGALAGMLVGAITVLVWMEFRWFSLYEIIPGFIFATIAIIVVSLLGKAPSQATQQRFIEAEAHYKTK, from the coding sequence ATGACAGTAAATTCACCAATGCTCATTACCTTCATCATCTACATTGCAGCAATGTTACTGATAGGATTCGCGGCTTATCGCTCCACCAAGAATTTTGATGATTACATATTGGGTGGACGAAGATTAGGTAGTGTGGTAACTGCATTATCTGCCGGTGCTTCTGATATGAGTGGCTGGTTATTGATGGGATTGCCGGGCGCCATTTTTTTCTCAGGCATTTCAGAAAGCTGGATCGCGTTAGGTCTACTGTTGGGCGCCTATCTGAATTGGCGGTGGGTTGCCGGCAGATTGCGAGTGCATACCGAAGTAAACAATAATGCACTAACATTACCCGATTATTTCACCAGCCGCTTTGAGGACAATAGCAAAATCCTGCGGATTATTTCTGCATTGGTTATCCTGATTTTCTTTACTATTTATTGTGCATCCGGTGTGGTTGCCGGTGGTTTGTTGTTTGAGAATACCTTTGGTATCAGCTATGAAAAAGCGATTTGGTTGGGGGCACTGGCAACAATTGCCTATACCTTCCTTGGGGGATTTCTGGCGGTAAGTTGGACTGATACGGTTCAGGCAACGTTAATGATTTTTGCCTTAATTCTGGTTCCCGTTCTGGTCCTGTTTAAAGTCGGGGGAGTGGGTGCAGCTATCAATATTATTGAGGCAAAAAACCACGCCTATTTAGATATGTTTAAGAATCTGAATATCATTGCCATTATTTCTTTGCTGGGATGGGGCTTCGGTTATTTTGGCCAGCCACATATTCTGGCTCGTTTTATGGCGGCGGACTCCCACCAGACGATTCATAAAGCCCGTCGCATCAGTATGACGTGGATGCTCTTGTGCCTTGCAGGCACGGTGGCGGTTGGGTTCTTTGGTATTGCCTATTTTGAAATGTATCCTGAGCAGGCCGGGCCGGTATTGCAGAACCGTGAACGCATCTTCATGGAGTTGGGTGTGCTTTTGTTCAATCCGTGGATCACGGGAATATTATTGTCTGCGGTGTTAGCGGCGGTGATGAGTACATTAAGTTGCCAATTATTGGTTTGTTCCAGCGCACTGACCGAAGATTTCTATAAAGCATTCATACGGACTAAAGCCTCCCAAAAAGAATTAGTCTGGGTGGGTCGTTTCATGGTTTTGATGGTGGCAATCATTGCTATCGTGATCGCAATTAACCCGAATAATAAAGTATTATCACTGGTCAGCAATGCTTGGGCCGGGTTTGGCGCAGCGTTTGGCCCCGTGGTACTGATTTCTGTGCTTTGGAAACGTATGACCCGTAACGGTGCGTTGGCGGGTATGCTGGTGGGCGCCATCACCGTGCTGGTTTGGATGGAGTTCCGTTGGTTCTCCCTGTATGAAATTATTCCGGGCTTTATTTTCGCGACGATTGCCATCATTGTGGTGAGTTTGCTGGGGAAAGCACCAAGTCAGGCGACACAACAGCGTTTTATTGAAGCCGAAGCGCACTATAAGACCAAATAA
- the fliS gene encoding flagellar export chaperone FliS, with protein sequence MYQRSASQLYAQVDLESEIMNASPYQLIQILFNGALSALRRAIILMQQGNIPEKGLAISKAINIIDNGLKEGLDFEKGGEIAQNLFALYDYMSRRLLHANLRNDEKAITEVIDLLTEISDAWRQIGPHYNASQDIVE encoded by the coding sequence ATGTATCAACGTTCGGCAAGCCAATTATACGCTCAGGTAGATCTTGAGAGCGAAATTATGAATGCTTCTCCCTATCAGTTGATTCAGATATTGTTTAACGGGGCGCTCAGCGCCCTGCGTCGTGCAATTATTCTGATGCAGCAGGGTAATATCCCGGAAAAAGGTTTAGCTATTTCAAAGGCAATCAATATCATTGATAATGGTCTTAAAGAGGGATTAGATTTCGAAAAAGGCGGTGAGATTGCTCAGAATCTTTTTGCTTTATATGATTATATGAGTCGCCGTTTACTCCATGCCAATTTACGCAATGATGAGAAGGCCATTACCGAAGTGATTGATTTACTTACCGAGATTTCAGATGCTTGGCGGCAAATAGGTCCTCATTACAACGCCAGTCAGGATATTGTTGAATGA